One stretch of Janibacter limosus DNA includes these proteins:
- a CDS encoding SDR family NAD(P)-dependent oxidoreductase: MQIKDTAAIVTGGASGLGAATAAALAAQGAKVFAFDLPAGIEGAPQVDGVEYVAVDVTDPEQVQAAVDTAAGAGVPLRTVVNCAGIGPSMRILGKKGPHDLALYAKVVQINLIGSFNVLTLAAEKITQTQALEDGARGVIINTASIAAYDGQIGQAAYASSKGGIVGLTLPAARDLAQHGIRVLTIAPGIVETPMLATVSDEFREGLAAGVPFPKRLARPDEYAQLAQMIIEHDYLNGEVIRMDGSLRMAPR, from the coding sequence ATGCAGATCAAGGACACCGCAGCCATCGTCACCGGTGGGGCCTCCGGCCTCGGCGCAGCCACCGCCGCCGCGCTGGCAGCCCAGGGGGCGAAGGTCTTCGCGTTCGACCTGCCCGCCGGCATCGAGGGCGCCCCGCAGGTGGACGGCGTCGAGTACGTCGCGGTCGACGTCACCGACCCCGAGCAGGTCCAGGCCGCGGTCGACACCGCCGCCGGTGCCGGCGTGCCGCTGCGCACCGTCGTCAACTGCGCGGGCATCGGCCCGTCGATGCGCATCCTCGGCAAGAAGGGCCCGCACGACCTGGCCCTCTACGCCAAGGTCGTCCAGATCAACCTCATCGGGTCCTTCAACGTGCTGACGCTCGCTGCGGAGAAGATCACGCAGACGCAGGCCCTCGAGGACGGTGCGCGCGGCGTCATCATCAACACCGCCTCGATCGCGGCCTACGACGGTCAGATCGGCCAGGCCGCCTACGCCTCGAGCAAGGGCGGCATCGTCGGGCTCACCCTGCCCGCCGCCCGCGACCTCGCCCAGCACGGCATCCGCGTCCTGACGATCGCCCCCGGCATCGTCGAGACCCCGATGCTCGCGACCGTCTCGGACGAGTTCCGTGAGGGCCTGGCCGCAGGCGTGCCCTTCCCCAAGCGTCTGGCCCGCCCCGACGAGTACGCCCAGCTCGCCCAGATGATCATCGAGCACGACTACCTCAACGGCGAGGTCATCCGCATGGACGGCTCGCTGCGCATGGCCCCGCGCTGA
- a CDS encoding HigA family addiction module antitoxin, with the protein MMKNPVHPGEILREDVLADLGLTVSEAANRLGVSRVSLSRVLHGHARISSTLAIRLEAAGVGTASSWLAMQSAHDLSVERAAGIPKVQRLTSVA; encoded by the coding sequence ATGATGAAGAATCCGGTCCACCCCGGCGAGATCCTGCGCGAGGACGTTTTGGCTGACCTCGGCCTCACCGTCAGCGAGGCCGCCAATCGCCTCGGCGTCTCGCGGGTGTCGTTGAGCCGGGTCCTGCACGGCCACGCCAGGATCAGCTCCACCTTGGCGATCCGGCTCGAGGCTGCCGGCGTCGGCACCGCGAGCTCGTGGCTGGCCATGCAGTCTGCCCACGACCTGTCCGTCGAACGTGCGGCGGGCATCCCCAAGGTGCAGCGCCTCACGTCGGTCGCCTGA
- a CDS encoding type II toxin-antitoxin system RelE/ParE family toxin has translation MIVSFRHKGLERLYRTETKKGVQAAHVPKLLRILSALDVAQGPADLEIPSFRTHRLKGDLTGHHSIWVNGNWRITFRFIESDVELVDYQDYH, from the coding sequence GTGATCGTCAGTTTCCGACACAAGGGACTGGAGCGGTTGTACCGCACCGAGACGAAGAAGGGTGTCCAGGCGGCGCACGTCCCCAAGCTGCTGCGCATCCTGTCGGCCCTGGACGTCGCCCAAGGACCGGCCGACCTTGAGATCCCGTCCTTTCGCACTCATCGACTCAAGGGTGACCTGACGGGCCACCACTCCATATGGGTCAACGGCAACTGGCGCATCACCTTCCGATTCATCGAGTCGGATGTCGAGCTTGTCGATTATCAGGACTATCACTAG
- a CDS encoding SMP-30/gluconolactonase/LRE family protein, whose translation MLAERLTDAVAHHAEGPCWWPGWGGLRWVDMLAGDVLALDASGTVTRTHVGDVAAMIRPRAGGGAVIALERGLAFADVDWRVDPLRPMWETDAVRMNEGGVAPDGSLHVGSMAYDQAEGAASLYRVGPDLDVATVLDAVTVSNGIDWSPDGTLAYYDDTPTGRIQVFDWSPDDGLTQGRVLAEVDGFPDGLTVDGEGGIWTAIFGGGRVERRAPDGTLDAVIEVGARQVTACTFGGEDLDELFITTSREGLDEGEDAAAGSVFVARPGVRGKAVAPFAG comes from the coding sequence ATGCTGGCCGAACGCCTCACCGATGCCGTCGCCCACCACGCAGAAGGGCCCTGCTGGTGGCCGGGCTGGGGCGGACTGCGCTGGGTCGACATGCTCGCCGGTGACGTCCTCGCCCTCGATGCGAGTGGCACGGTCACCCGCACCCATGTCGGCGACGTCGCCGCGATGATCCGGCCCCGCGCCGGCGGCGGCGCGGTCATCGCGCTCGAGCGGGGACTGGCCTTCGCGGACGTGGACTGGCGGGTGGACCCCCTTCGCCCCATGTGGGAGACGGACGCGGTGCGGATGAACGAGGGCGGGGTCGCGCCCGACGGCAGCCTCCACGTCGGCTCGATGGCCTACGACCAGGCGGAGGGGGCCGCGAGCCTCTACCGGGTCGGCCCCGACCTCGACGTGGCGACCGTCCTCGACGCGGTGACGGTCTCCAACGGCATCGACTGGTCGCCCGACGGGACGCTGGCCTACTACGACGACACGCCGACCGGGCGGATCCAGGTCTTCGACTGGTCGCCGGACGACGGGCTGACGCAGGGGCGTGTGCTCGCGGAAGTCGACGGCTTCCCCGACGGCCTGACCGTCGACGGCGAAGGGGGGATCTGGACCGCGATCTTCGGCGGCGGCCGCGTGGAGCGCCGGGCCCCCGACGGCACCCTCGACGCGGTGATCGAGGTGGGCGCACGGCAGGTCACGGCCTGCACCTTCGGCGGGGAGGACCTCGACGAGCTCTTCATCACGACCTCCCGGGAGGGTCTTGACGAGGGCGAGGACGCTGCTGCCGGCTCGGTCTTCGTCGCCCGCCCGGGCGTGCGCGGGAAGGCGGTGGCTCCCTTCGCGGGGTGA
- a CDS encoding GNAT family N-acetyltransferase has translation MSTWHFLSPIGRVTIEPAVPQEHIDLLHAWVTHPRSTFWGMQGNTSEQSRAAFDEIDADPHHTAWLGRVDGVPTFLTETYDPAHSVLAAHYRVEPGQLGMHVLVAPTDTPVHGLTSQVFRAVMHFCFRDPAVTEVVVEPDVRNHAIHAKNAAAGFVVDRRIALSDKEALLSFCTVEAFAASERASGSGGERASGSGGERASGSGSEPASDSGSELERGGPVLGGEGLPSPDVAHLEPEVTARAHRHVAAKAIGEFTHERLLSPEPTTDGRWTITAGTARYTFAATRHALEHWRVDPASLERTVDGEVTRVDAMAVVSDLHEDLGIPHHLRSTYLEELSGTLASLAYKWHHARHTSRELVHADFQTIEAAMTEGHPAFVANNGRIGFSATDHAAYSPEAGADVHLVWIAVRRNVAHLSLADGLTEEDLYAGELDPADRERFSLRLEAKGVDPADYLLMPIHPWQWDHKLAVTFASDLARRDIVHLGRTSDRYRAQQSIRTFFNRDRPERHYVKTALAIQNMGFLRGLSPSYMAATPAINDWVAQLVEDDPELAACGFRVLREVAAIGYTGDAYHQLGAPNPHTKMVAALWRESPVPKLVAGERLQSLTGLLHRDADGGALITELVTASPIGAAEWVRRMLRAYLRPVVHCLGVHDLAFMPHGENLILVLEDHVPTGVFMKDIGEEVVVMSDRPLPADVKRIRHVLPPHVQSLSILTDVLDGVLRFVAEILADDEVMSGGEFWTLVAECVQEHAADHPRAARLDLLRESFEHSCLNRLQLRNTLQMVDLTDPEGSLIRVGDLANPLHNPHDLKEMRPEMREGAHDLKEMRPVTREGAYDRWRTGG, from the coding sequence GTGAGCACCTGGCACTTCCTCTCCCCCATCGGTCGGGTCACGATCGAGCCGGCCGTCCCGCAGGAGCACATCGACCTTCTGCACGCCTGGGTCACCCACCCCCGGTCCACGTTCTGGGGGATGCAGGGGAACACCTCGGAGCAGTCACGCGCGGCCTTCGACGAGATCGATGCCGACCCGCACCACACGGCCTGGCTCGGTCGGGTGGACGGTGTGCCGACCTTCCTCACCGAGACCTACGACCCGGCGCACAGCGTGCTGGCCGCGCACTACCGCGTCGAGCCGGGCCAGCTGGGCATGCACGTGCTCGTTGCGCCGACGGACACACCCGTGCACGGCCTCACCTCGCAGGTCTTCCGCGCCGTCATGCACTTCTGCTTCCGCGACCCCGCCGTCACCGAGGTCGTCGTCGAGCCGGACGTGCGCAACCACGCGATCCACGCCAAGAACGCCGCGGCCGGCTTCGTCGTCGATCGGCGTATCGCCCTGTCGGACAAGGAGGCCCTGCTGAGCTTCTGCACCGTCGAGGCCTTCGCCGCGAGCGAGCGAGCGTCGGGTTCGGGGGGCGAGCGAGCGTCGGGTTCGGGGGGCGAGCGAGCGTCGGGTTCGGGGAGCGAGCCAGCGTCGGACTCGGGCAGCGAGCTGGAGCGCGGTGGCCCGGTGCTCGGGGGCGAGGGACTCCCTTCGCCCGATGTCGCGCACCTGGAGCCGGAGGTGACGGCCCGCGCCCATCGACACGTCGCCGCCAAGGCGATCGGCGAGTTCACCCATGAGCGGCTGCTCTCGCCCGAGCCGACCACCGACGGTCGCTGGACGATCACCGCGGGCACCGCGCGCTACACCTTCGCCGCGACCCGGCACGCCTTGGAGCATTGGCGGGTCGACCCGGCGAGCCTCGAGCGGACGGTCGACGGCGAGGTCACGCGGGTCGACGCGATGGCCGTGGTGTCCGACCTGCACGAGGACCTCGGCATCCCCCACCACCTCCGCTCGACCTACCTCGAGGAGCTCAGCGGGACCCTCGCGAGCCTCGCGTACAAGTGGCACCACGCGCGGCACACCAGCAGGGAGCTCGTGCACGCCGACTTCCAGACGATCGAGGCCGCGATGACCGAGGGGCACCCCGCCTTCGTCGCCAACAACGGGCGGATCGGCTTCTCCGCGACGGACCACGCGGCGTACTCCCCCGAGGCCGGAGCCGACGTGCACCTGGTGTGGATCGCGGTGCGGCGCAACGTCGCCCATCTGTCCTTGGCGGACGGGTTGACCGAGGAGGACCTCTACGCCGGCGAGCTGGACCCTGCGGACCGCGAGCGGTTCTCCCTTCGTCTGGAGGCGAAGGGAGTGGACCCGGCGGACTACCTGCTCATGCCGATCCACCCCTGGCAGTGGGACCACAAGCTCGCGGTGACCTTCGCGTCGGACCTCGCCCGACGGGACATCGTGCACCTGGGCAGGACGAGCGACCGGTACCGGGCTCAGCAGTCGATCCGCACCTTCTTCAACCGCGATCGGCCGGAGCGGCACTACGTCAAGACGGCGCTGGCGATCCAGAACATGGGCTTCCTGCGCGGGCTGTCGCCGAGCTACATGGCGGCCACCCCGGCGATCAACGACTGGGTGGCGCAGCTCGTCGAGGACGACCCGGAGCTGGCCGCGTGCGGGTTCCGGGTGCTGCGCGAGGTCGCGGCCATCGGCTACACCGGTGACGCCTACCACCAGCTCGGTGCGCCCAACCCGCACACCAAGATGGTCGCGGCCCTGTGGCGTGAGTCGCCCGTGCCGAAGCTCGTTGCGGGAGAGCGGCTCCAGTCACTCACCGGGCTGCTGCACCGCGACGCCGACGGTGGTGCGCTCATCACCGAGCTCGTCACCGCGAGTCCGATCGGAGCCGCCGAGTGGGTGCGGCGGATGCTGCGCGCGTACCTGCGGCCCGTCGTCCACTGCCTCGGCGTGCACGACCTCGCCTTCATGCCGCACGGGGAGAACCTCATCCTCGTGCTCGAGGACCACGTGCCCACCGGCGTCTTCATGAAGGACATCGGCGAGGAGGTCGTCGTCATGTCGGACCGGCCGCTGCCGGCGGACGTCAAGCGGATCCGGCACGTCCTGCCCCCGCACGTGCAGTCCCTGTCGATCCTCACCGACGTCCTCGACGGGGTGCTGCGCTTCGTCGCCGAGATCCTCGCCGACGACGAGGTGATGAGCGGCGGCGAGTTCTGGACTCTCGTCGCCGAGTGCGTCCAGGAGCACGCGGCCGACCACCCGCGCGCGGCCCGGCTGGACCTGCTGCGGGAGAGCTTCGAGCACTCGTGCCTCAACCGGTTGCAGCTGCGCAACACGCTGCAGATGGTCGACCTCACCGACCCGGAGGGCTCGCTCATCCGGGTGGGGGACCTGGCCAACCCTCTCCACAATCCGCACGACCTTAAGGAGATGCGGCCGGAGATGCGCGAGGGTGCGCACGACCTTAAGGAGATGCGGCCGGTGACGCGCGAGGGTGCGTACGACCGCTGGCGCACCGGTGGCTGA
- a CDS encoding SDR family oxidoreductase: MTTSPIAITGATGRIGGRVAQRLSAKGAPLRLLVRDLGRAPDLPGAQAVLAPFADGALVQEALTGVEVAFMVSASEDAERVGQHLAFVDAAAAAGVRHLVYLSFQGASEGSTFTFARDHAATEAHIRDSGMSWTFLRDGFYADFMPGLVGEDGVIRGPGGDGRVAVVAQDDIAEAAAAVLADPGAHARRTYTLTGPAALSFNDIASIVGEVQGRQVTYVDETLEEARASRASYGAPDWEVAGWISTYTAIAAGEHAEVTGDVEALTGHPATPLREVLRRAR, translated from the coding sequence ATGACCACCTCCCCGATCGCGATCACGGGGGCCACCGGCCGCATCGGCGGCCGCGTGGCACAGCGGCTCTCGGCGAAGGGAGCGCCGCTGCGCCTCCTCGTCCGCGACCTCGGCCGGGCACCCGACCTGCCGGGTGCGCAGGCGGTACTCGCCCCCTTCGCCGACGGAGCGCTCGTGCAGGAGGCGCTGACGGGGGTCGAGGTCGCCTTCATGGTCTCGGCCTCGGAGGACGCCGAGCGGGTCGGTCAGCACCTGGCCTTCGTCGACGCGGCCGCGGCCGCCGGGGTGCGCCACCTCGTCTACCTGTCCTTCCAGGGAGCGAGCGAGGGCAGCACCTTCACCTTCGCACGCGACCACGCGGCGACCGAGGCGCACATCCGCGACTCCGGGATGTCGTGGACCTTCCTGCGCGACGGGTTCTACGCCGACTTCATGCCTGGCCTCGTCGGTGAGGACGGCGTGATCCGCGGTCCGGGTGGTGATGGTCGGGTCGCCGTCGTCGCCCAGGACGACATCGCCGAGGCCGCGGCGGCGGTCCTCGCCGACCCCGGGGCGCACGCGCGCCGCACGTACACGCTCACTGGCCCAGCGGCCTTGTCCTTCAACGACATCGCGTCGATCGTCGGCGAGGTGCAGGGGCGTCAGGTGACGTATGTCGACGAGACCCTGGAGGAGGCCCGGGCCTCCCGCGCCTCCTACGGCGCCCCCGACTGGGAGGTGGCGGGGTGGATCTCGACGTACACCGCGATCGCCGCCGGCGAGCACGCCGAGGTGACCGGGGACGTCGAGGCGCTCACCGGGCACCCGGCGACGCCCCTGCGCGAGGTGCTGCGCCGCGCCCGCTGA
- a CDS encoding enoyl-CoA hydratase/isomerase family protein has translation MAAVELTVTDGVGHIQLNRPEAANGIDMALATGLREAVEAARDDEGVRAVLLSGAGKRFCGGGDIGSFVDEDATTYLQRLAEEAGAAVMTLEDLAKPVVTAVQGAVAGGGLGLMLGGDAIIAQEGTKFVFAYPAIGLTPDCGVSYLLPRAMGQQRALAFALSGRPLSAQDALAQGLVTEVVEDAQARGLERATSLAQGAAGAFGDARRLLRASWTRDRATSAADEARTLSTRGQGEEARALFAKFLGR, from the coding sequence ATGGCTGCCGTCGAGCTCACCGTCACCGACGGTGTCGGGCACATCCAGCTCAACCGTCCCGAGGCCGCCAACGGGATCGACATGGCGCTCGCGACCGGCCTGCGTGAGGCCGTCGAGGCCGCACGTGATGACGAAGGGGTGCGCGCGGTCCTGCTCAGCGGCGCCGGCAAGCGCTTCTGCGGGGGCGGTGACATCGGCAGCTTCGTCGACGAGGACGCGACGACCTATCTGCAGCGGCTCGCCGAGGAGGCGGGCGCGGCAGTCATGACGCTGGAGGACCTGGCCAAGCCGGTCGTCACTGCCGTGCAGGGTGCGGTCGCCGGAGGCGGCCTCGGGCTGATGCTGGGCGGCGACGCGATCATCGCCCAGGAGGGCACGAAGTTCGTCTTCGCCTACCCCGCGATCGGGCTCACCCCGGACTGCGGCGTCTCGTACCTGCTCCCCCGCGCGATGGGCCAGCAGCGGGCGCTCGCCTTCGCGCTGTCGGGCCGACCGCTGTCGGCGCAGGACGCGCTGGCGCAGGGCCTCGTCACCGAGGTGGTCGAGGACGCGCAGGCGCGCGGTCTCGAGCGGGCGACGAGCCTGGCGCAGGGTGCGGCCGGCGCCTTCGGTGACGCTCGTCGTCTGCTGCGGGCCTCGTGGACCCGGGACCGGGCCACGTCCGCCGCGGACGAGGCCCGGACGCTGAGCACGCGGGGCCAGGGCGAGGAGGCCCGGGCGCTCTTCGCGAAGTTCCTCGGGCGCTGA
- a CDS encoding GNAT family N-acetyltransferase yields the protein MTDLSFRPLRPHEDAPLLHGWFTQLRGRFWGMGDKSVDEVRDVYDFVDSLEAHWAWIGEKDGRPVALVQTYEPEHDPVAEAYAVRSGDPRRAGAVRLRARRASPPRGQGRPHGLPDAAALRVAGPLTLAGRPGGHGRIAKGARTVDPGPPRERV from the coding sequence ATGACCGACCTGAGCTTCCGCCCCCTTCGCCCGCACGAGGATGCGCCGCTGCTGCACGGGTGGTTCACCCAGCTGCGCGGACGCTTCTGGGGCATGGGTGACAAGAGCGTCGACGAGGTGCGCGACGTCTACGACTTCGTCGACTCGCTCGAGGCGCACTGGGCGTGGATCGGCGAGAAGGACGGCCGGCCCGTCGCGCTCGTCCAGACCTACGAGCCCGAGCACGACCCCGTCGCAGAGGCCTATGCGGTGCGATCGGGCGATCCTCGCCGTGCTGGAGCGGTCCGGCTTCGAGCTCGGCGAGCGAGTCCGCCTCGGGGACAAGGACGCCCGCATGGTCTACCTGACGCGGCAGCGCTTCGAGTCGCCGGGCCGCTGACCCTCGCCGGCCGCCCGGGAGGTCACGGTCGCATTGCGAAGGGGGCGCGCACCGTGGACCCGGGGCCTCCCCGCGAGAGGGTCTGA
- a CDS encoding DUF4395 domain-containing protein: protein MAFFNFPNPVNDKAARTVATGVVALGVATLVTGWWWLTVPLALGFLGRVLAGPRLSPLGWLAMKVIGPRLGAPRYTPGPPKRFAQGIGVVFSTAAAVLALGFGLHLAAGIVLGVLVLFATLEAALGFCAGCFAFGHLMRLGVIPEETCEACADISLRRPVASA from the coding sequence ATGGCCTTCTTCAACTTCCCCAACCCGGTGAACGACAAGGCGGCGCGCACCGTCGCGACCGGAGTGGTGGCCCTCGGTGTCGCGACGCTCGTCACGGGATGGTGGTGGCTCACCGTGCCGCTGGCGCTCGGTTTCCTCGGCCGGGTCCTCGCCGGCCCGCGGCTCAGCCCCCTCGGCTGGCTGGCGATGAAGGTCATCGGGCCCCGCCTCGGCGCGCCGCGCTACACGCCCGGCCCGCCCAAGCGCTTCGCCCAGGGCATCGGCGTCGTCTTCTCGACGGCGGCGGCCGTCCTCGCACTCGGTTTCGGCCTGCACCTGGCCGCCGGGATCGTCCTCGGCGTGCTCGTCCTGTTCGCGACGCTCGAGGCGGCGCTGGGCTTCTGCGCCGGGTGCTTCGCCTTCGGTCACCTCATGCGCCTCGGCGTCATCCCGGAGGAAACGTGCGAGGCCTGCGCCGACATCTCCCTTCGCCGCCCGGTCGCCTCCGCCTGA
- a CDS encoding thiolase family protein, with the protein MSTEKIVVIDGARTPTGSFGGMFKDVPGYELGATASREALRRAGVAGEDISEVVMGCIGQVGPDAYNARRVAVAAGLPTNVPAYTVNRLCGSGLQAIWSAAMEMRWNDLDFTLAGGDESMTRMPFYDFGARSGYKLGNRQLQDGTVLMLTDPFHDIHMGVTAENVAKKYGVSREEQDEFALESQRRAATPEAQAAFAEEITAVEVGGRKPFTADKDEHPKPETTLETLARLRPAFTKDGTVTAGNASGINDGAGVVVLGRESAVKERGLTGLVSLEAVTTAAMEPELMGYAPTLALKALFEKTGLAPKDIGVIELNEAFASQAVAVIRDTGLDPAQVNPYGGAIALGHPVGATGGILTIRAAKHMVRADLEYGIVTMCIGGGQALAALFRRV; encoded by the coding sequence ATGAGCACCGAGAAGATCGTCGTCATCGACGGAGCCCGCACCCCGACCGGCAGCTTCGGCGGGATGTTCAAGGACGTCCCGGGCTACGAGCTCGGCGCCACCGCGAGCCGTGAGGCCCTGCGCCGCGCCGGTGTCGCCGGCGAGGACATCTCCGAGGTCGTCATGGGCTGCATCGGCCAGGTCGGACCCGACGCCTACAACGCCCGTCGCGTGGCCGTCGCCGCCGGCCTGCCGACCAATGTCCCGGCCTACACCGTCAACCGCCTGTGCGGCTCCGGTCTGCAGGCCATCTGGTCCGCCGCGATGGAGATGCGCTGGAACGACCTCGACTTCACCCTCGCCGGTGGCGACGAGTCAATGACCCGGATGCCCTTCTACGACTTCGGTGCCCGCAGCGGCTACAAGCTCGGCAACCGGCAGCTGCAGGACGGCACCGTCCTGATGCTCACCGATCCCTTCCACGACATCCACATGGGCGTCACGGCCGAAAACGTCGCGAAGAAGTACGGCGTCTCCCGCGAGGAGCAGGACGAGTTCGCGCTCGAGTCGCAGCGTCGCGCGGCGACCCCGGAGGCCCAGGCCGCCTTCGCCGAGGAGATCACCGCCGTCGAGGTCGGGGGCCGCAAGCCCTTCACCGCCGACAAGGACGAGCACCCCAAGCCCGAGACCACGCTGGAGACCCTGGCCAGGCTGCGGCCCGCCTTCACCAAGGACGGGACGGTCACCGCCGGCAACGCCTCCGGCATCAACGACGGCGCCGGCGTCGTCGTCCTCGGCCGTGAGTCGGCCGTCAAGGAGCGCGGCCTCACCGGCCTCGTCAGCCTCGAGGCCGTCACCACCGCCGCGATGGAGCCGGAGCTCATGGGCTACGCGCCGACGCTCGCGCTCAAGGCGCTCTTCGAGAAGACGGGCCTGGCGCCCAAGGACATCGGGGTCATCGAGCTCAACGAGGCCTTCGCCTCGCAGGCCGTCGCGGTCATCCGCGACACCGGCCTCGACCCCGCGCAGGTCAACCCGTACGGCGGGGCCATCGCGCTCGGTCACCCCGTCGGCGCGACCGGCGGCATCCTGACCATCCGCGCGGCCAAGCACATGGTCCGGGCCGATCTCGAGTACGGCATCGTCACCATGTGCATCGGTGGCGGCCAGGCTCTCGCGGCGCTCTTCCGGAGGGTCTGA
- a CDS encoding aminoacyl-tRNA deacylase — translation MDGGTRAAQALIDSGIEHTITRHGRVGSLEEAAAARGVEPRDIIKTLVVRRGEGDHLFVLVPGDRQISWPKLRALLGVNRISLPDKEIAREVTGYERGTITPFGSLQSLPVIADETVAGRTVSIGAGEHGVAATLEADAMVAHLGAQVADVTEPA, via the coding sequence ATGGACGGTGGCACCCGGGCGGCACAGGCCCTGATCGACAGCGGCATCGAGCACACGATCACCCGGCACGGGCGGGTCGGCTCCCTCGAGGAGGCCGCGGCGGCCCGAGGGGTCGAGCCGCGCGACATCATCAAGACCCTCGTGGTGCGAAGGGGGGAGGGCGACCACCTCTTCGTCCTCGTCCCGGGCGACCGCCAGATCTCTTGGCCGAAGCTGCGTGCCCTGCTCGGCGTCAACCGGATCTCCTTGCCGGACAAGGAGATCGCCCGGGAGGTGACCGGCTACGAGAGGGGGACGATCACCCCCTTCGGCTCCCTGCAGTCGCTGCCGGTCATCGCGGACGAGACCGTCGCGGGCCGGACCGTCTCGATCGGAGCCGGGGAGCACGGCGTCGCCGCCACCCTCGAGGCCGACGCGATGGTCGCCCACCTCGGCGCCCAGGTCGCGGACGTCACCGAGCCCGCCTGA
- a CDS encoding GyrI-like domain-containing protein encodes MSDTPTYLAPPHTNVTYVTTQQIPTVVRLAEEVLPSDMGGVFDETFRTLVPALQERGIEIAGPALALHHRIPGATMSFELGFPVGAPLDGELEAGGITFYPSSMPATQVATISHVGSYDGLGRAWGDLMQRVAADGHRTSLPFWEVYVTAPSPEMDPSTLRTDLVVPYED; translated from the coding sequence GTGAGCGACACACCGACCTACCTTGCCCCGCCGCACACGAACGTCACCTACGTCACGACCCAGCAGATCCCGACCGTCGTCCGCCTCGCCGAGGAGGTCCTGCCGAGCGACATGGGCGGGGTGTTCGACGAGACCTTCCGGACCCTCGTCCCCGCGCTCCAGGAGCGTGGCATCGAGATCGCCGGACCCGCACTCGCCCTGCACCACCGCATTCCCGGGGCGACGATGAGCTTCGAGCTCGGCTTCCCCGTGGGGGCACCGCTCGACGGCGAGCTCGAGGCCGGAGGCATCACCTTCTACCCCTCGAGCATGCCCGCGACCCAGGTCGCGACGATCTCCCACGTCGGCAGCTACGACGGCTTGGGGCGGGCATGGGGCGACCTGATGCAGCGAGTCGCCGCCGACGGTCACCGGACTTCGCTGCCCTTCTGGGAGGTCTACGTCACCGCGCCCTCGCCCGAGATGGACCCGAGCACGCTGCGGACCGACCTGGTCGTCCCGTACGAGGACTGA
- a CDS encoding 5,10-methylenetetrahydrofolate reductase has product MEQPRSQAHVPSPGAFPALARNPREVLLFGLTPPRAETTPERVAEIAERTLARVEALPVDALVLYDIADEAERTDQPRPFPFAAMLDPGDYLCQQLARWDRPAIIYRAVGKYGQDELSQWLAAAPDNVLTVFVGASSSDAQVRTTLTRALELHREVRPSLPLGSVTIPERHAKRGDEHERLLTKQRAGSSFFVSQIVYDIAAAKNLASDYRYAVAQDDLDPAPLIFTLSLCGSDKTLSFLEWLGVDVPSWVRNEILHAEDPLQWSKVHALNAARELSSFCRYLGIPFGFNIESVSSRKVEIEAAVELTHQVAEILDRD; this is encoded by the coding sequence ATGGAGCAGCCCAGGTCCCAGGCGCACGTCCCGTCCCCCGGAGCCTTCCCCGCACTCGCCCGCAACCCGCGCGAGGTCCTGCTCTTCGGTCTCACCCCGCCCCGCGCCGAGACGACCCCTGAGCGCGTCGCCGAGATCGCCGAGCGGACGTTGGCCCGGGTCGAGGCGCTGCCCGTCGACGCCCTCGTGCTCTACGACATCGCCGACGAGGCCGAGCGGACCGACCAGCCCCGACCCTTCCCCTTCGCCGCGATGCTCGACCCCGGCGACTACCTGTGCCAGCAGCTCGCCCGCTGGGACCGGCCCGCGATCATCTACCGCGCGGTGGGCAAGTACGGCCAGGACGAGCTGAGCCAGTGGCTTGCTGCCGCCCCCGACAATGTGCTCACCGTCTTCGTCGGCGCATCGAGCAGCGACGCGCAGGTGCGCACGACACTCACCCGCGCCCTCGAGCTGCACCGCGAGGTGCGCCCGAGCCTGCCGCTGGGCAGCGTCACCATCCCCGAGCGGCACGCCAAGCGCGGGGACGAGCACGAACGCCTGCTCACCAAGCAGCGGGCCGGGTCGAGCTTCTTCGTCAGCCAGATCGTCTACGACATCGCCGCGGCCAAGAACCTCGCCTCCGACTACCGCTACGCCGTCGCCCAGGACGACCTCGACCCGGCACCGCTGATCTTCACCCTCTCGCTGTGCGGCTCGGACAAGACGCTGTCCTTCCTCGAGTGGCTCGGCGTCGACGTACCCAGCTGGGTGCGCAACGAGATCCTCCACGCCGAGGATCCCCTGCAGTGGTCAAAGGTCCACGCACTCAACGCTGCTCGTGAGCTGTCGAGCTTCTGCCGCTACCTGGGCATCCCCTTCGGCTTCAACATCGAGTCCGTCTCGAGTCGCAAGGTCGAGATCGAGGCAGCGGTCGAGCTGACCCACCAGGTCGCGGAGATCCTCGACCGGGACTGA